The genomic window TGACCGAGGCGGGCAATGAGCTGGGCAATGGCCACACGGAGGCGGCCATTGCTGCCTATCACGCAGCGCTGGCGCTCAAACCGAACAGCGTGGACGCGCTGGTTGGACTGGGAAGCGCCTTCCAGCAGGCCGGAGAGTATACCGATGCCGCGCAGACTCTGGACAAGGCCGTGCGGCAGGACCCACAGCGGGCCGACGCATGGCGCAACCTGTTACTGGTGGAAAGCGCAGCCAACGATCCTCAGGGGGTCGCCGATGCCAATACCCGCATTCCGCGCAATGTGCGGGCGCAGTTAAGCAGCGATCCGGACTATCTGCGCGTGCTGGCGCAGGCCTATCAGGCCCTGGGCCGCAAGGCCGATGCGGACAAGGTGATCTCCGAAGCACTGGCCCTGCCTTTCCCCAATGAAGGACGGGACATGCCGGTGTCCAAACAGCTACAGTATGCGGGGCTGCTGCTGGCAGCCAAGCGCTATGCACCTGCCATCCGGCTTTACCGCCAGGTGGTGGCGCAGGACCCGGAGAATGCCAGCGCCTGGCGCGCTCTGATTGCGGCCGAGCATGAAAGCAACCAGGATGAAGAAGCGCTGACCACGATCGGACAGATGCCGCAAACGCTGCTTGAACAGCAGCAGAATGATCCTGATTTTCTGGTGCTGGTCGGCTCGGTCTATCAGTCGCGGCACGATTATGGACGGGCAGCGAAATATCTGGAAAAGGCATTGACGGTGAATCCCAACGCTCCGCCGGGTGTTGCGCTGCAACTGGCGGACGTATACGCCGCGCAGGGGGCTACGCAGAAGGCGTACAACATTTACCGCAGCGAGCTGGACCAGGACCAGAGCAACCAGCAGGCGTGGCGTGGGCTGCTGAATGCCTTGCATCAGTCCGGGCGCGACCGCGAGGCGTTGCGGCAGATGGCCTCGATTCCGGAGGCCACCCGGCTGCGTCTGGAGGCCGACCCAGGTTATCTCCAGACGTTGGCTGCGATTGAGGTCTCAACCGGACAGGCCCAGGCCGCACTCAGGCATTTTCAGCGCGTGCTGGACATCTATCACGACCAGAACCAGGACGTACCCGTCGGCACGCAGATCCAATATGGCTGGGTGCTGTTGAAGGCCGGGGACGACCGGAGGCTGTATGCACTGGTTTCCAGCCTGGCCGATACGCCAGAGATGACCGATGAGCAGCAGGCGGATTTTCACAATCTATGGGCGGCCTGGAGCATGGAACGCGCCAACGCCCTGCTGGCCGCCGGTGATCAGCGGCGCGCGCTGGCCATTCTCCAGACTGCGGCCCAGGCCTTTCCCGCAAACAAACAGGTCTCCGCAGCCCTGGCCGGGGCCTATCTGAAGGCCGGAGATGCCCGGCAGGCGGTGGCGATTTATGCCTCCATGGACATGGAACATGCCACGCTGGCCCAGTATCAGGGCGCCATTGGCGCGGCGCTGGCCGCCCGGGACATGAAGCACGCGCAGGATTGGCTGGAGGCGGCCCTCGCGCAATACAAACATGACCCAGCCATTCTGAAGATGGCCGCCCAGTACGAGCAGGCACGGGGAAATTCTGAGCGCGCAGCGGCCTATTATCGCGCCGCCCTGGACGCCATGGGACCGGGGCCGCAGCACGACCTTCTTTCCCCTTCCGGGCCTTCCGCGACACAGCAACTGATGCAATTGCTGGCCCCGGCGGGACGTGCGGCGGTTTCCGTGCCGGATGAGACCCTTCAGCATGGTGTCGATGTTTCCTGGCAGAACGCTCCCAGCGAAACGACGCCGACCCTGGGTGATTTCGCAGAGACAGAGGCCGCCCAGACGGCCCCGGTGGGGAACGTGGAGCAGAACACGGCGACCCTGGACCGTTTTTCTGCCGGTGTGAACGAGGTCCCTCATGCGGCGGACCGAAATGCGGTCGATGTGGCTTCGGCCATACCGGCAGTCCCGGATGAGGCGCGGACTTCTGCCCGCATCGAATACCTGCGTCCGGCCCCGGCGGGCATGGCCTCTGTGCAGCCTGCAGCCGCGGCGCAGCAGGTACCCACCTACCGTCATCTGGGTTTCAGCAACGATCCCAATCCGGCGAGCCGTTTACAGGCCGCGGTGCAGGAGATGAATGGCCAGGCGCAGGAACCGGATTCCGGTGTCCCGGCCCCAGTGGAGCCCGCTCCGCAGAAAGACCTGCTGAGCACGCCCGCGTCCTCAGCAAAGACAAGCGAATTGCCTCCCCTTACCGGCCCCGCGCCGGCGCGAGCCGTGCGTCCCAGGACGGAGCGGGAGCAGATCGAAGACCAGTTGGCGATGATCCAGGGAGCTTCGAGCGGCTGGATCGGAGGCTCCTCCGGGGTGGACTATCGCAGCGGCCAGCCGGGATTTGACCGTTTGGCAAATTACACGACGCAGATTGAAAGCTCTGGAATGATCGCCCCGAACGTGCGCGCTACGGTCATCGCCCGTCCGGTGCTTCTGGATTCGGGCTCGGCCACCAGCACCACCACGTTTCAGCAGGGCACTCTGCCTGCAAATACGCTGCCCTATCTGCAATCGGCGGCGGGAATTGGCGGCGAGTTTCAATTGCGCGCCCCCTCTTTCGGGCTGAGTCTCGGATATACGCCGCATGGCTTTCTGATTGAGAACACCATCGGCAGCGTTTATGTCCACCCGCCACAATCGCATTTCACGCTCAACTTTGACCGTGCTCCTATTTTGGACACGCAACTCTCCTATGCCGGGCTGCGCGATCTTGGCAGCAAGGGGCCCACATATCTGGGCAATGTATGGGGTGGGGTTGTGGCCAATGGCGGGGAGCTACAGCTTGCCTTCGGAGATGCCCGCTCCGGATGGTATATCCAGGGCGGTGGACAGTACATTACCGGAAAACATGTGCAGGACAATCGCCGGATGGACGGAGATGCGGGGGCCTACTGGCAGGTCTGGCAGCATCCTGACTACGGTACGCTAACGCTGGGCACGAACTTCTTTGGAATGCACTATGACCATAACCTGCGCTACTTTACGTATGGGCAGGGTGGATACTTCAGTCCAGCGGCCTACATGCTGGCAGGCGTGCCCTTTACGTTCAACGGACACCACGGCCCACGCTTCCACTACCGGGTGATGGGCAGCTTTGGTGTGCAGGCGTTTCAGGAAAATTCCACGCCCTACTATCCGCTGGACCCCGCCATCCAGTACGCCCGGGACAATCCTTACTATCCGGAGAACACGAGCGTCAGCGGGAACTATAGCCTGGATGCAGAAGGCGCATATGCCATTGCAGAAAAGTGGTATGTGGGCGGGTATCTGAACTTTAACAATACGCGGGACTACGCAGAGAACAAAGTCGGCTTTTATGTGCGCTATCTCTTCCGTCCGCAGCCGACCGGGGAAAACGGCCCGACGGGCCTCTTCCCGATCCAGGGCCTGCGCCCGCTTCAAGTGCCATAGACCAGTGCCGTGTGCCGCCCCTGTCTCAGAGGCGAGCCGCGCGGAGGATTTTTGTGTGGCTGCAATTCGGCGATGCGCAGTGTTGAAGGATTCCGGGGCAGCATCGTATGAGTAAGAGTGGGTGGTCCGCTTCTGGTGGACCTGCCGGACCGCCCGCAGTCTATGGAAACAGCAATGGCCCCAGCTCCACAGACCGAAGCCCTGCCCGTTGTAGAACGCGACGGTTATCGCTTTCCTCCTGGCCTTGCCTACAACCTTCCGCTGTATGTTTTGCGGCGCTTTTTCAAAGTCGGCAATCCGATTCGGCTTTTTGAATACCTGGCGGAGACCTACGGGCCACATTCCTATTACCGGATTGGTCCCAGCCATGTCGTCGTGCTGCAGGACCCTGAGATGGTGCGGGAAGTGCTGATTGTGCAGCCGCAGAATTTCATCAAGGAGCGTACACAGCGGCGGATGAAGATCCTGCTGGGTGAGGGCCTCATTACCGCCGATGGAGAAGCCCATAAACGGCAGCGGCGCATTGTGGCCCCGGCCTTCCATCGTCAGCGCATTCAGGCCTACGCCGGCATGATGGTGGACCGCGCCGTCGTGATGCGGGAGCAATGGAGACCGGGGACGGAGATCGATGTGGCCGCAGAGATGATGCGGCTGGCGCTGCAAATCGTGGCGCGCACGCTGTTTGATACCGATGTTACGTCCGACGTGCAGCGCATCAACGACGAGGTCAACGCCATTATGCGGCTGTACAACTTTCTGGTGGCGCTGCCTCGGGCTGAGATCTTGCTCAACCTGCCGGTCCCTGGGTTGATGCGTTTCCGGCGCGCGCGTCGACGTCTGGACGAGGTGGTCTATCGCATGATTGCGGAGCACCGCCGCTCCGGTAAAGACTCAGGGGACCTGCTTTCCATGCTGCTGGCTTCAAGAGACGACGAGGCGGACCATTCCGGTATGAGTAACAGGCAGCTTCGCGACGAGGTGCTGA from Pseudacidobacterium ailaaui includes these protein-coding regions:
- a CDS encoding cellulose biosynthesis protein BcsC translates to MTRHILRTFTFTAALALPMGMSVQLLAQSAAEKALLEKAQKLAASGHPEMAAQTWEQVLLADPNNREALAGIARAEMQLGKAAEARRYLDRLRANGGSQQEINQILQVQRVQPRSERLEEAGRLAQEGNYAGAMQIYREVFGNKPPAGDVALAYYDTEAAIPSERGHAIEGLRSLMKQFPGDSRYAITLGRVLTYDPKTRAEGMAILRQYPQVQAAQAALHQAEAWNAQGASTANTLTAGQEAAPPRPAGNPLEAAAYRALNSGQLDEAREKFQELLAKQPRNAQALAGMGYLSMRQQDFVSASDYFERARAAGAHGLESAISNAHFWQKMTEAGNELGNGHTEAAIAAYHAALALKPNSVDALVGLGSAFQQAGEYTDAAQTLDKAVRQDPQRADAWRNLLLVESAANDPQGVADANTRIPRNVRAQLSSDPDYLRVLAQAYQALGRKADADKVISEALALPFPNEGRDMPVSKQLQYAGLLLAAKRYAPAIRLYRQVVAQDPENASAWRALIAAEHESNQDEEALTTIGQMPQTLLEQQQNDPDFLVLVGSVYQSRHDYGRAAKYLEKALTVNPNAPPGVALQLADVYAAQGATQKAYNIYRSELDQDQSNQQAWRGLLNALHQSGRDREALRQMASIPEATRLRLEADPGYLQTLAAIEVSTGQAQAALRHFQRVLDIYHDQNQDVPVGTQIQYGWVLLKAGDDRRLYALVSSLADTPEMTDEQQADFHNLWAAWSMERANALLAAGDQRRALAILQTAAQAFPANKQVSAALAGAYLKAGDARQAVAIYASMDMEHATLAQYQGAIGAALAARDMKHAQDWLEAALAQYKHDPAILKMAAQYEQARGNSERAAAYYRAALDAMGPGPQHDLLSPSGPSATQQLMQLLAPAGRAAVSVPDETLQHGVDVSWQNAPSETTPTLGDFAETEAAQTAPVGNVEQNTATLDRFSAGVNEVPHAADRNAVDVASAIPAVPDEARTSARIEYLRPAPAGMASVQPAAAAQQVPTYRHLGFSNDPNPASRLQAAVQEMNGQAQEPDSGVPAPVEPAPQKDLLSTPASSAKTSELPPLTGPAPARAVRPRTEREQIEDQLAMIQGASSGWIGGSSGVDYRSGQPGFDRLANYTTQIESSGMIAPNVRATVIARPVLLDSGSATSTTTFQQGTLPANTLPYLQSAAGIGGEFQLRAPSFGLSLGYTPHGFLIENTIGSVYVHPPQSHFTLNFDRAPILDTQLSYAGLRDLGSKGPTYLGNVWGGVVANGGELQLAFGDARSGWYIQGGGQYITGKHVQDNRRMDGDAGAYWQVWQHPDYGTLTLGTNFFGMHYDHNLRYFTYGQGGYFSPAAYMLAGVPFTFNGHHGPRFHYRVMGSFGVQAFQENSTPYYPLDPAIQYARDNPYYPENTSVSGNYSLDAEGAYAIAEKWYVGGYLNFNNTRDYAENKVGFYVRYLFRPQPTGENGPTGLFPIQGLRPLQVP
- a CDS encoding cytochrome P450, with product MGGPLLVDLPDRPQSMETAMAPAPQTEALPVVERDGYRFPPGLAYNLPLYVLRRFFKVGNPIRLFEYLAETYGPHSYYRIGPSHVVVLQDPEMVREVLIVQPQNFIKERTQRRMKILLGEGLITADGEAHKRQRRIVAPAFHRQRIQAYAGMMVDRAVVMREQWRPGTEIDVAAEMMRLALQIVARTLFDTDVTSDVQRINDEVNAIMRLYNFLVALPRAEILLNLPVPGLMRFRRARRRLDEVVYRMIAEHRRSGKDSGDLLSMLLASRDDEADHSGMSNRQLRDEVLTIFLAGYETVANALAWTWLLLAENPDAERRLHEELDEVLQGRVPQLSDIPNLRYCEMVLAESMRLYPPAWAMGRQAIRDVELGPYRLPAGCYVFFSQYIIQRRAEYFPDPLKFDPGRFTPEQKQQRPRFAYFPFGGGSRQCIGESFAWMEAVLILATMAQRWRLRLVPGQRIEVQPKITLRPKYGVRVVPELR